The DNA region TATGGCTTTTGAACTTGCAGAGAAACGCCTGTCTGCAGATACGCTCAATTTTGCCGCATCCTCGTCCAGTGTTCTAAAAGGAGAAACGCTGAAAGATACGGCATGTAATATCGAAGCTATGAGAATTAATGTAGTCGTTATTCGACATTCCGCTCCTGGTGCTCCACACTTTCTAGCCAATTGTTTGAAATCATCAGTGATTAATGCAGGTGATGGAGCACATGAACATCCGACACAAGGATTGTTAGATATTTTTACATTAAGAGAGCATTTCGGTAGTTTGGAAAATTTAAATGTACTAATCGTTGGAGATGTGACTCACAGCCGGGTGGCTCGATCAAACATTCATGGCCTGACAACAATGGGTGCGAATGTTTCCGTTTGTGGTCCTGCAACGTTATTGCCATTTGAAGCAGAATCTTTGGGGGTCACATTGGTGAACAACTTAGATGATGCTTTATCTGAAACCGATGCGGTAAATATATTACGGATTCAACTAGAAAGGCAGAAAACCGGGCTATTCCCAAGTTTAAGAGAATACCGTAATCTATTCGGTTTAACAATGGACAGGTTGGAAAAGGTTGGTCGGGATATTGTCATCATGCACCCTGGACCGATAAACCGGGGTGTGGAAATCGATTCTGAAGTTGCAGATAGTAAATATTCGGTCATTTTACAGCAAGTAACAAACGGTGTGGCAATTCGCATGGCCGCACTCTACCACGTCGTTGGGGCAAGTGGATTGGTGGAATCGAACTAATTATGTTATGGATTAGGTTGAAGATGATATTAAGGTCAAGTTAAATGCATAATGTTGAAAATATTCTGTTTAAGGGAGGAATGGTTTATGATTCAACCTTAAGAGAATTTAAAGCATCAGATTTATTGATTGAAAATGACATTATCCAAAAAATTGGACAGATCCAAGCTTTAGGTACAAATCTTGAAGTCATAGATGTCAGTGGAAAGATCATCACACCTGGCTTAATTGATATGCATGTTCACCTTCGAGAACCCGGTAGGGAAGATGAGGAGACGATTATTTCCGGTTGTCAGTCGGCGATGGCCGGAGGATTTACGGCAGTTTGCTGCATGCCCAATACCAACCCTGCTTTACACCACCGTAGTCAAATTGAATTTGTGAAAAACCGTGCAAAAGATTTGTTGGTAGATGTTTTTCCAATTGGAGCTGTTACGAAGGATCGCGCCGGAAAAGAACTTACGGAAATGGGGGATATGTTAGACGCAGGAGCCGTAGCATTTTCAGATGACGGCGAAACGGTGGAAACTGCTGAAATGATGCGATATGCTTTGGAATATAGCAAAATGTTCAGCGTCACGATTATCGATCATTGTGAGGATCAATCACTCGTACGTGATAAAGTAATGAATGAAAGTAAAATTTCAACGTTATTGGGCCTTCCAAGCGCTCCAACTGTTGCTGAGGATATTATTGTTGCTCGCGATATTATGCTGGCTGAATTTACCGGAGGCCATGTTCATATTGCTCATATATCAAGTGGCAAGTCAGTAGAACTGGTCCGGGAAGCAAAAAAAAAGGGCATTCAGGTAACTGCCGAGGTTTGCACGCATCATTTTGTTTTGACCGATGAAGCAATCCGGGCTTTTGATTCAAATCTACGTGTGAATCCTCCGATCCGAACTGAGAAAGATGTTGAAAAAATTATTGAAGGATTAAAGGACGGCACAATCGATGCCATTGTAACGGATCATGCGCCTCATTCAATCGAAGAAAAAGACGTTGAATTTTCTGCTGCAGCTCCTGGTATGATTGGTTTGGAAACTTCAGTTGGTTTAGTGATGAAGTTTTTGGTTACAGAAGGACATCTTTCACTGGTGGATATTGTTGAAAAAATGGCTATTAATCCCAGGCGAATTTTGAAATTACCGGTTCCTGAAATAAAAGAAGGAGAAAAAGCGAATATCTCCATTCTGGATCAAAATTTAGAGTGGAAGGTGGATAAATCTACATTTAAATCAAATTCCCGAAATACTCCATTCGATAATTGGACTTTAATTGGAAAAGCTTTTGGAGTCTACAATCATGGGATATGGTGCTGTGAAATGTAATAATATAAAAGAAAGACGTAAAATTGTTTACGGTTCCTAAGGAAATATTTTTAACACGTGGAGTTGGTCGTCATAAGGAAAAGCTTGCTAGTTTTGAGTTGGCCCTCCGAAAAGCCGAAATTGCCGAGTTTAATTTAATCCGAGTTTCAAGTATCTTTCCACCTGGCTGTCATGTAATATCAAAAAGATTTGGACTTAGCAAATTAACTCCAGGTCAGATTGTCCCTTGTGTTATGAGTCAGAGTGAAACCAACGAACCTCGTCGATTGATGGCAGCATCGATTGGTCTTGCTATACCAAAAGAAAAAAATCAATATGGCTATTTATCCGAACACCATAGTTTTGGTGAAAATGATGATACTTCCGGTAATTATGCAGAAGACTTAGCTGCTGAAATGCTCGCCACAATTTTGGGAGTGCATTTTGACCCGGATAAAAGTTGGGATGAAAAAAGAGAACAGTGGAAGATTAGTGGAAAAATTGTCAGAACCCGAAATATTACTCAAACTGCCCTGGGTGATAAAAGCCGGCTTTGGACTACTGTCGTTGCAGCTGCGATTTTGATCGTATAAGATTTTTAATGATAAATAGTACTATTTTTTCTGGGGATATTTATGAAGAACTTCACAACCTTTATTATACTTGAAATCAAAAATGTTAAATTTTCTTGGCTTAGATCCTAAATACTCAAATTTGGAATCAGCAAAATATTGTATATTTCCCATTCCCTACGAACGAACAACCACTTTTGGTAAAGGCACGGAATTCGGACC from candidate division KSB1 bacterium includes:
- a CDS encoding aspartate carbamoyltransferase catalytic subunit yields the protein MQTRKHLLGLEGMPREEIQSFLDTAKSFLEVLSRPIPKVPILRGITVVNLFFEPSTRTRMAFELAEKRLSADTLNFAASSSSVLKGETLKDTACNIEAMRINVVVIRHSAPGAPHFLANCLKSSVINAGDGAHEHPTQGLLDIFTLREHFGSLENLNVLIVGDVTHSRVARSNIHGLTTMGANVSVCGPATLLPFEAESLGVTLVNNLDDALSETDAVNILRIQLERQKTGLFPSLREYRNLFGLTMDRLEKVGRDIVIMHPGPINRGVEIDSEVADSKYSVILQQVTNGVAIRMAALYHVVGASGLVESN
- a CDS encoding dihydroorotase → MHNVENILFKGGMVYDSTLREFKASDLLIENDIIQKIGQIQALGTNLEVIDVSGKIITPGLIDMHVHLREPGREDEETIISGCQSAMAGGFTAVCCMPNTNPALHHRSQIEFVKNRAKDLLVDVFPIGAVTKDRAGKELTEMGDMLDAGAVAFSDDGETVETAEMMRYALEYSKMFSVTIIDHCEDQSLVRDKVMNESKISTLLGLPSAPTVAEDIIVARDIMLAEFTGGHVHIAHISSGKSVELVREAKKKGIQVTAEVCTHHFVLTDEAIRAFDSNLRVNPPIRTEKDVEKIIEGLKDGTIDAIVTDHAPHSIEEKDVEFSAAAPGMIGLETSVGLVMKFLVTEGHLSLVDIVEKMAINPRRILKLPVPEIKEGEKANISILDQNLEWKVDKSTFKSNSRNTPFDNWTLIGKAFGVYNHGIWCCEM
- a CDS encoding arginine decarboxylase, pyruvoyl-dependent, whose amino-acid sequence is MFTVPKEIFLTRGVGRHKEKLASFELALRKAEIAEFNLIRVSSIFPPGCHVISKRFGLSKLTPGQIVPCVMSQSETNEPRRLMAASIGLAIPKEKNQYGYLSEHHSFGENDDTSGNYAEDLAAEMLATILGVHFDPDKSWDEKREQWKISGKIVRTRNITQTALGDKSRLWTTVVAAAILIV